The Musa acuminata AAA Group cultivar baxijiao chromosome BXJ1-3, Cavendish_Baxijiao_AAA, whole genome shotgun sequence genome window below encodes:
- the LOC135620570 gene encoding G-type lectin S-receptor-like serine/threonine-protein kinase LECRK3: MASPPSPYLLPSLILSRTFLLVLLLTQTTSSAQSYSNITQGTTLTAGSSTGSWLSPSGDFAFGFYPTDAQASLFLVAIWFESTSPKAVVWSANRDAPVRSGSTLQLTSDGRLSLKDDGGNEVWSAGPANASTAAVLDSGNVVLTASGGILWQSFDLPTDTLLPGQVLGLGSDLRSQLTDSDFSDGRFELAAQTSGELQLLPLAIPSGNQYDPYWSIDTTDSGFQLVYNESGSIYCALTNGTLLNVTMASVYSTEDFFQRTRLDPDGVFRQYIYPKSGRATGSWSRKWNAVAKVPADICKDLQSDGAGSGTCGFNSYCISGGDQSEVNCLCPPGYSFIDPERKYKGCDQDFPPSCKQYDPAQFNLIAINNANWPFSDYEHYTNVTEDQCRQYCLEDCLCAVAIFWDGEGCWKKKLPLSNGKLGSYTDGRALIKVSKTNTSLLLPSGPVISVVKKERKTLIQIGAVLLGCSGFFNVIFIALIIAKIFGSPRGRSPTFQPQTSMSEFNIRVFSYKELEEATDGFKEELGRGAFGSVYKGVLSSYISTNIAVKKLDRLLRENEKEFINEVRSIGQTHHKNLVRLIGYCNEGTHRLLVYEYMRNGSLIGFLFGNIKLHWQQRVQIIFGIARGLLYLHDECSTPIIHCDIKPQNVLLDDNFVARISDFGLAKLLRADQTRTNTGIRGTRGYVAPEWFKSMAITKKVDVYSFGVMMLEIICCRKNLETEIGEEEEPVLIYWAYDCYKDGMADLLVQHDKDALADMEEVERFVKIAFWCIQEDPSLRPSMQKVTQMLEGAVEVSLPPDPSPFLTTN, from the coding sequence ATGGCGTCGCCCCCTTCTCCCTATCTCTTGCCTTCGCTCATCCTCAGTCGCACTTTCCTCCTCGTCTTGCTACTAACCCAGACCACCTCCTCCGCCCAGAGCTACTCCAACATCACGCAGGGCACCACCCTCACGGCTGGCTCATCGACCGGCTCCTGGCTCTCTCCATCCGGCGACTTCGCCTTCGGATTCTACCCCACCGACGCCCAAGCCTCCCTCTTCCTCGTCGCCATCTGGTTCGAGTCCACCTCCCCCAAAGCCGTCGTCTGGTCCGCCAACCGCGACGCTCCTGTCCGATCAGGCTCCACCCTGCAGCTGACCAGCGACGGCCGCCTCTCCCTAAAGGACGACGGCGGAAACGAAGTGTGGAGCGCGGGCCCTGCCAacgcctccaccgccgccgtcCTCGACTCCGGCAACGTCGTCCTCACTGCTTCCGGCGGCATCTTGTGGCAGAGCTTCGATCTTCCTACGGACACGCTCCTGCCGGGTCAAGTCTTGGGACTGGGCTCCGACCTTCGTTCCCAGCTCACCGACTCCGACTTCTCAGATGGCCGATTCGAGCTCGCGGCGCAAACGAGCGGCGAACTCCAGCTCCTACCGCTGGCCATCCCCTCTGGAAACCAATACGATCCATACTGGTCCATCGACACGACCGATTCCGGCTTTCAGCTCGTCTACAACGAATCCGGCAGCATATACTGCGCTCTCACGAATGGTACTCTGCTCAACGTAACTATGGCTTCTGTCTATTCCACCGAAGACTTCTTCCAACGCACGAGGCTGGATCCCGACGGCGTCTTCCGCCAGTACATCTACCCCAAGAGCGGCAGGGCGACCGGATCCTGGAGTAGGAAATGGAATGCGGTGGCCAAAGTGCCGGCGGACATCTGCAAAGATCTTCAATCCGACGGCGCTGGTAGCGGCACCTGTGGCTTTAACAGCTACTGCATATCCGGCGGAGATCAGAGCGAGGTAAACTGCTTGTGCCCACCAGGGTACTCCTTCATCGACCCGGAGCGGAAGTACAAAGGTTGCGACCAGGACTTCCCACCCAGCTGCAAACAATACGATCCTGCTCAGTTCAACCTGATCGCCATAAACAACGCCAACTGGCCCTTCTCGGATTACGAGCACTACACGAACGTGACCGAAGACCAGTGCAGACAGTACTGTTTGGAGGATTGCCTCTGCGCGGTTGCCATCTTCTGGGACGGAGAGGGATGCTGGAAGAAGAAGCTGCCGCTGTCGAATGGAAAGCTGGGTAGCTATACGGACGGGAGGGCACTGATCAAAGTGTCGAAAACTAATACTTCCCTGTTGCTGCCATCGGGTCCAGTTATATCTGTGgtgaagaaggaaaggaagactTTGATTCAGATTGGAGCAGTGCTTCTGGGGTGCTCTGGATTTTTTAATGTGATCTTCATCGCGTTGATCATTGCAAAGATCTTTGGCTCCCCTAGGGGGAGGAGTCCGACGTTTCAGCCGCAGACCAGCATGTCCGAATTTAATATCAGAGTCTTTAGTTACAAGGAGCTTGAAGAAGCAACCGAtggattcaaagaagaactgggaAGAGGGGCCTTCGGTTCAGTTTATAAAGGTGTGTTGTCATCCTACATTAGCACTAATATTGCGGTGAAGAAGTTAGATAGGCTGCTTCGCGAGAACGAGAAGGAGTTCATAAATGAGGTGAGATCTATTGGGCAGACTCATCACAAGAATCTGGTCAGATTGATTGGATACTGCAACGAAGGGACGCACAGACttctggtgtacgagtacatgcgAAACGGGTCGTTGATTGGCTTCTTGTTCGGCAATATAAAGCTGCATTGGCAGCAGAGGGTCCAAATCATATTTGGAATCGCAAGAGGATTGCTTTACTTGCACGACGAGTGCAGCACTCCGATCATCCACTGTGACATCAAACCTCAGAATGTACTCCTGGATGACAATTTTGTGGCTAGGATTTCGGATTTCGGGTTAGCGAAGCTGCTGAGGGCTGACCAGACTCGAACCAATACCGGCATAAGGGGAACCAGAGGGTATGTAGCACCAGAGTGGTTCAAGAGCATGGCGATCACGAAGAAGGTGGACGTGTACAGCTTTGGTGTGATGATGCTGGAGATCATATGCTGCCGGAAGAACTTGGAAACAGAGATAGGGGAAGAGGAGGAACCGGTGCTCATTTACTGGGCTTACGATTGTTACAAGGATGGGATGGCG